The sequence GTCGCTGATACATACAACCACCGCATCCAGAAATTCGATTCCAGTGGTAACCTCCTTACCAAGTGGGGTTCATGGGGGTCCGGTGACGGGCAGTTTAGTTATCCCGATAGCGTCGCCGTGGACGCTGCCGGGAACGTCTATGTCTCCGATACCAACAATGGCCGTATCCAGAAGTTCGACTCTGATGGCACTTTCCTTGGGAAATGGGGATCATGGGGATCTGGCGATGGACAGTTAAGGTTCTCACAAGATCTGGTTGTGGATGCTGCAGGCAACATATATGTGGCCGAATATGGTAACCATCGCATCCAGAAATTCGATTCCAATGGTAATTTTCTCTGGAAAAAGGGTTCATCGGGGTCCGGCGATGGGCAGTTTCTCTCTCCTTATGGTATTACCGTGGACGCTGCTGGAAACGTCTATGTCGCTGATACTTGGAACCACCGCATCCAGAAATTCGATTCCAGTGGCAATTTCCTGACGAAATGGGGTTCACGGGGGTCTGGTAATGGACAATTTAGTGAGCCCTTTGGCGTTGCCGTGGACAGTGCTGGCAACGTGTATGTAACTGAGAGAGGTAACGACCGCGTCCAGATGTTCGCCCCGGCCTCCGCCCTGACCGTCACCGGGATCGTTCCCGCTTCCGGACTCAACACAGGGAGCGTGAGCATCACCGATCTCTCCGGCACCGGGTTTGCCAACGGTGCGACCGTGAACCTCACCCGGACCGGAGAGACGAACATCGTGGCAACCGATGTCTCCGTCCTTTCTTCGACGCAGATCACCTGCACCCTTGACCTGACCGGCGCCGTTGCAGGATCCTGGAACGTCGTAGTGACGAATCCTGACAATCAGTTCGCAACTCTTACCGATGGATTTACCGTGAATGCAGAGAACCGTGCCCCGGTCGCGGAAGACGACACCTACACCACAGATGAAGATACGCTTCTCACCATCTCCGCTCCCGGAGTGCTGGCGAACGATAACGACCCCGACGGGGATGCCCTCACCGCAGTCCTGGTCGACGACGTTTCGAACGGTACATTAACCCTGAACGCTGACGGCTCGTTCACGTACCTGCCCAATACAGGATTCTCTGATATAGACACGTTCACCTATACGGCGAACGATGGAACTCAGAGTTCTAACGTTGCTACAGTATCCATAAACGTCAATCCGGCTTCGGCAGTTTTAACATCGATTGTGGTAACCCCGGTACAACCAATCCTTGAAATTGGTGGAACCCAGCAATTCACGGCAACCGGCTATGATCAGTATGGGACTCCCCTACCCACCGGTGAGATCGTCTGGTCCAGCACGAATACCACGGTGGGAACAATCGATGCGACAGGCCTCTTCACTGCAACCGCAGAAGGATCCACGACAGTCACCGCCACTGCGGGGGAGGTTTCCGGGACGGCTGAAGTGACGGTTAACCCCGCCCTGACCGTCACCGGGATCGTTCCCGCCTCCGGACCTAACACAGGGAACGTGAGCATCACCAATCTCTCCGGCACCGGGTTTGTTGACGGCGCGACCGTGAACCTCACCCGGACCGGAGAGACGAACATCGTGGCAACGGATGTTTCCGTTCTCTCTTCGACGCAGATCACCTGTACGCTGGACCTGACCGGCGCCGCTGCGGGGTCCTGGAACGTGGTGGTGACAAATCCAGATGGACGGTACGATATCCTGTCAGATGGGTTTGCCGTCGTGGCGGCGAGTGAGATTGTAACGTTCAACGATCCCAACCTCGAGGCTACAGTGCGTGGTGCGCTGGGTAAGCCCGTGGGAGATATTACGGCCGATGACATGGCCACATTTATTACTCTAGGTGCAGATTGGAGAGGAATCCGTGATCTATCGGGGCTGGAGTATGCGGTCAACCTGCAGCATCTCTATCTCCAACAGAACCGCCAGATCAGCGACCTCGGCCCCCTTGCCGGCCTGACAGACCTGCAGACTCTTGACCTTTGGAACAACCAGATCAGCGACCTCAGCCCCCTCGCCGGCCTGACAAACCTGTCTGTGCTCCTCCTTGGTTCCAACCAGATCAGCGATATCGGCCCCCTTGCTGGCCTGACAGACCTGCAGCGTCTTCACCTTTATGACAACCAGATCCGCGACATCGGCCCCCTTGCCGGCCTGACAAACCTGTGGGAACTTCGCCTTTATAACAACCAGATCCGCGACATCGGCCCGCTGGTTGCCAACAGCGGGCTCGGCTCAGGCGACGAGGTGTACCTTCAGTACAACTACCTCGACCTCACCCCGGGGTCCGCTGATATGAATGACATCCAAACACTGCAAAGCAGAGGAGTGTACGTCGCCTATGAACCGCAAAACCCGGTGCCGACCTATACACTCGACCTCGCCGTGAATCCTGAGGGCGGCGGCACCGTCACCGGAGCCGGGACCTACAAAGCTGGCGATACCGTTCCCATTACAGCGACACCCAATGAAGGCTGGGAGTTTGTCAACTGGACAAATGAGACAGGAGCGACAGTAAGTTCCGAGCCAAACTTCGACTATCCCATGCCCGAAGGCGACGTGGCGCTCACTGCCAACTTTGAAGGCGAAGCCATCACCTACACGCTCGGCCTGGCAGTGAATCCTGCTGGTAGTGGTACCGTCACCGGAGCCGGCACCTACGCAGCGGGAGACACAGTCTCGGTCACGGCCACACCGAATGATGGCTACACCTTTGTCAACTGGACGGACGAAACAGATGTTACAGTGAGTACCGCAGCGAGTTTCGACTACACCATGCCTGACGGTGACGTGACCCTCACCGCTAACTTCGCGGCGATCACCTACACCCTTGACCTTGCAGTGAATCCTGAAGGCAGCGGTACGGCCACCGGGGCCGGCACCTACGCAGCTGGAGCAACAGTTCCCATCACAGCGACACCCAATGAAGGCTGGGAGTTCGCCAACTGGACGGATGGGACAGGAGCGACAGTTAGTTCCGAGGCGACCTTCGACTATACCATGCCAGCCCAGGAAACGGCACTCACCGCCAATTTCGAGCCGGCACCTCCCGTCCTTGCTCGCATTGAGGTATCACCGGCCGAAGCAACCCTCGAGGTCGGGGCGACCCGGCAATTCACGGCAACCGGGTATGACCAGTACGGGAATCCCCTATCTGTCGGTGAGATCGTCTGGTCCAGCACGAATGAGGCCGTCGGGACAATCGATGCGTCCGGTATGTTTACCGCGCTGGCTGCCGGCAGTACAGAGCTCGTTGCCGAAGCAAACGGAATCTCAGGCAAGGCGAACGTCACGGTTACTCCTGCAGCTCCTGTCCTAACATCCATCGCGGTAACGCCGGAATCCCCTGCGCTGGAGATTGGAACCACTCAGCAGTTTACTGCGACCTGCTACGACCAATATGGCCAGACGATGCCTGACATGGCCGTCTCATGGTCCAGCAGCAATACTTCAGTGGGAACCATCGAGTCAAACGGGATGTTCACAGCGCTTACCGCCGGGTCCACCACGGTGACGGCGTCTGCTGCGGGCGTTTCTGGACAGACGGTGGCGACCGTGAATCCGGCTGCCCCCGTAGTAACCCGTATTGCAGTATCGCCCCCATCCGTCACCCTGGATATCGGTGATACGCAAGCGTTTGTGGCCACCTGCTACGATCAGTATGAGAATGAGATGCCCGGGACCAGTGTATCCTGGGCAAGTGATAGTACAACCGTAGGAACCATCGACGCGACAGGCCTCTTCACTGCAACCGCGGAAGGATCCACGACCGTCACCGCCACTGCGGGGGATGTCTCCGGGACGGCAGAAGTGAGAGTTAATCCCGCCCTGACCGTCACCGGGATTGTTCCCGCCTCCGGGCCTAACACCGGCCCTGTGAGCATCACCGACCTCTCTGGCACCGGTTTTGCTGACGGCGCAACCGTGAAACTCACCCGTGACGGTGAGGCAGATATCGTGGCAACAGATGTTGCCGTCCTCTCCCCGACGCAGATCACCTGCACGCTGGACCTGACCGGCGCCGCTGTGGGTACATGGAACGTGGTGGTGACGAATCCTGATGAGCAGTACGATATCCTGTCGGATGGGTTTGCCGTCGTGGCGGCGAGCGAGGTTGTAACGTTCAACGATCCCAACCTCGAGGCTGCAGTGCGCCAGGAACTGAGCAAACCCAAGGGAGACATTACCGCTGACGATATGGCCACGCTTACTAGGCTCTCTGCAGCAGGTAGAGGAATCCGTGATCTGTCGGGACTGGAGTATGCGGTCAACCTGCAGACTCTTTATATCTCCAACAACCAGATCAGCGATCTGAGCCCCCTTGCCGGACTGACCAACCTGCAGACTCTTTGGCTTCAGGATAACCAGGTTAGCGACCTCAGCCCCCTCGCCGGCCTGACCAACCTGCAGCGTCTTTGGCTCAACCAAAACCAAATCCGCGATGTCAGTCCCCTCGCCGGCCTGACAAATCTGCGTGAGCTTCTCCTCGCTGTCAACCAGATCAGCGATCTGAGCCCCCTCGCCGGACTGACCAACCTGGGGTATGTTCAGCTATATCGCAACCAGATCAGCGATCTGAGCCCCCTCGCCGGACTGACCAACCTGGGGTATGTTCAGCTATATCGCAACCAGATCAGCGATCTGAGCCCCCTCGCCGGACTGACCAACCTGTATTTTCTTGATATCTCCTACAACCAGATCAGCGATCTGAGCCCCCTTGCTAGCCTGACCAACCTGTATTTTCTTGATATCTCCTACAACCAGATCAGCGATATCAGCCCTCTTGCCGGTCTCACGCGCCTGAGTCGTCTTTCTTTAGATAATAACCAGATCAGCGATATCAGCCCCCTCGCCGGCCTGATCAATCTGTATGTTCTAAATCTCAATTACAACCAGATCCGCGATATCAGCCCCCTGGTTGCCAATAGTGGGCTCGCGGGGGACGATGTGTACCTTCAGTATAACTACCTCGACCTCACCCCAGGGTCTGCTGCGATGAATGACATCCAGACGCTGCAAAGCAGGGGAGTGTACGTTGTCTATGAGCCGCAACATGAAGTAACGAAATACACGCTTGACCTCGCCGTGAATCCTGAAGGCAGCGGCACTGTCACCGGCGCCGGTACCTACGCTGCTGGATATACCGTTTCCATCACAGCGACACCCAATGAAGGCTGGGAGTTCGCCAACTGGACGGATGGGACAGGAGCGACAGTAAGTTCCGAGGCTACCTTTGACTATCCCATGCCCGCCCGGGACACGGCGCTCATCGCCAATTTCGAGCCAGCACCTCCCGTTCTCACCCGCATTGATGTATCACCGGTCGAAGCAGCCCTTGAGGTCGGGGAGACCCGGCAATTCACGGCAACCGGGTATGACCAGTATGGGAATACTATACCCACCGGTGAGATCGTCTGGTCCAGCACGAATGAGGCCGTCGGGACAATCGATGCGTCCGGTATGTTTACCGCGCTGGCTGCCGGCAGTACAGAGCTCGTTGCCGAAGCAAACGGAATCTCAGGCAAGGCGAACGTCACGGTTACTCCTGCAGCTCCGGTCTTAACATCTATCGCCGTAACGCCAGAATCCCCGGCGCTGGAGGTCGGAACCACTCAGCAGTTTACCGCGACCTGCTACGACCAATATGGCCAGACGATGCCTGAGGTGACCGTCTCATGGTCAAGCAGCAATACCTCAGTGGGAACCATCGAGTCAAACGGGATGTTCACGGCACTCACCGCTGGATCCACCACGGTGACAGCGTCTGCTGCGGGCATCTCTGGACAGACGGTGGCGACCGTGAATCCGGCTGCCCCGGCAGTAACCCGTATTGCGGTATCGCCCCTATCCGTTACCCTTGATATCGGTGATACGCAAGCGTTTGTGGCCACCTGTTACGATCAGTATGAGAATGAGATGCCCGGGACCAGTGTATCCTGGGCAAGTGATAGTACAACCGTAGGAACCATCGACGCGACAGGCCTCTTCACTGCAACCGCAGAAGGATCAGCGACAGTCACAGCCACCGCGGGGGATATCTCCGGGACGGCTGAGGTGGCGGTTAACCCGGCTCCTCCAGTCCTGACCAGCATTTCGGTTAGCCCTGCCGCCCCAACCATCGATGCAGGAGACACCCAGCAGTTTACCGCGACCTGCTACGATCAGTATGGCCAGACGATGCCTGAGGTGACCGTTTCGTGGTCAAGTAGCAATATTTCAGTGGGAACCATCGAGTCAAACGGGATGTTCACGGCACTCACCGCTGGATCCACCACGGTGACAGCGTCTGCCGAGGGCATCTCTGGACAGGCTGTGGCGACTGTGAACCTGGCGGCTCCCGTGATAACCCGTATTGCGGTATCTCCCCCATCCGTTACCCTTGATATTGGTGACATGCAAACGTTTGTGGCCACCTGCTACGATCAGTATGAAAACGAGATGCCCGGGACTGATGTTTCCTGGTCGAGTGATGATACCACGGTAGGAACCATCGACGCGACAGGCCTCTTCACTGCAACCGCAGAAGGATCAGCGACAGTCACAGCCACTGCAGGGGAGGTTTCCGGGACGGCTGAGGTGACAGTTAACCCGGCTCCTCCAGTCCTGACCAGCATCTCGGTTAGCCCTGCCGCCCCAACCATTGATGTAGGAGAGACCCAGCAGTTTACCGCGATCTGCTACGACCAATATGGCGCTCCAATAAGCGATGTGTCAGTCATATGGTCGAGCGAGAATGAAACAGTCGGAACCATCGATACTTCAGGACTGTTCACTGCAATCGAAGAGGGTGCGACAACGATTACCGCTTCGGCGAATGGGATCTCTGGGACGGCTACGGTGACGGTCACTCCTGCGCCACGTGTATTGACAACCGTTGATGTGTCACCCGCCACAGCAGATATCGCCGTAGGTGAAACAGAGCAATTTACCGCAACCTGCTATGACCAGAACGGCGAAGTGATGCCGGACGTCTCTGTCACCTGGTCCAGCAGCAATGAGGCCGTTGGGACTATGACTGCCGGCGGCATCTTCACTGCACACTCGGAAGGTGCGACGACCGTTACAGCATCTGCCGAGGGAGTCTCTGGATCAGCTTCTGTCACGGTGAGGAGAGTTAATACCGCTCCTATCGCTGTCGATGATGCGTTTACGACGAATATACGAACTCAACTGACCGTTCCTGCCCCGGGGGTGCTGGAGAATGACACTGATTCCGATGGTGATGTTCTGACCGCCGCCCTGGTTTCCAAGCCCAGTAATGGCGTCCTCACCCTGAACACCGATGGGTCCTTCACATATATCCCCAAAGGGAATTTTATCGGCACGGACACCTTCACATACAAAGCAAATGACGGGAGCCTGAATTCTTCGGTGGCGACCGTCACGATCACGGTTCTGGCTACGAACCACGCTCCAATCGCCGCGGATGACACCGTCACGATGACGCAGGACACCACCTATGCGGCGCCTGCGCCCGGGGTGCTGGAGAACGATCAGGATCCCGATGGGGACACCGTGACTGCGAAACTGGTCAGCAAGGTTACGTATGGCTCGCTCAAATTGAAAAAGGACGGGTCCTTCACGTATATCCCCAAACCCGGTTTCACCGGTGAAGATTCATTCACCTACCAGACCAGTGATGGCAAGCTCAGTTCCGATATTGCCACGGTCAGGATTACGGTGGAGCCCACAGCGGTGATCCCACCCGTGGCGGATTTCTCGGCTTCCCCGCTAGGTGGCAAAGCTCCTGTATTCGTACAATTCACCGATACCTCTACCGGCACAATCAACAGTTGGACCTGGACCTTCGGAGACGGCGGGACCAGTACCGAGCAGAACCCCCAGTACAAGTATACCAGGCCCGGAACCTACACGGTATCCCTGACAGTCACCGGACCAGGAGGATCGGATACGAAGACGGTCACGGATTACATTCAGGTGACGGGAAAGAAGGCGTAACCAGAGAAGGGCCGGCGTCAGCACCGCTCCCCGGGGCACGGCCTTCCCCGGATATCGCCATGACTGCCCCCGCCCCCTCGTGGGCGGGGAACGACTTCCCCGCAGGGGAAGGAGTTGGAGCACCGCCAGGTGCGATTGAGGAGCGCGAAGCGCGGGAGGGGGCGGGGGATGCCGGAGAGCGCGTGTGAGTATCCCCCCTCCAGGAGGGGGCCACCACCCTCACCTATCCGGCCCCTGCCTGCCGGGCCACGCCCCGGGTGGCTGCTGCGACCTCCTCAGGATCGCCCAGGTAGTAGTGCCTGACCGCCTCGAGGTCGCTGTCCAGTTCGTAGATGAGCGGGTAGCCGGTGGGGATGTTGAGATCCGCGATCTCGTCGTCCGGGATTCCGTCCAGGTATTTGACCAGGGCGCGGAGGCTGTTTCCGTGAGCCACGATCAGGACCGGCAAACCCTGCCTGAGGTCCGCCGCGATCTGGCTCTCCCAGCAGGGGAGTACCCGCTCGAGCGTGTCGTGCAGGGACTCGGTCGCAGGGAGGCTCTCCGGGTCCAGGTCCGCGTAGCGGGGATCGAACCGCGGGTGCCGGCGATCGTCCCACGGGAGCGGCGGCGGCCGCACGTCGTATGCCCTGCGCCAGAGATGCACCTGCTCCGCACCATACTTCCGGGCGGTCTCCTGCTTATCCAGACCCTGGAGGGCGCCGTAACTCTTCTCGTTCAACCGCCACGACCGATGCACCGGGACGTACATGAGATCGAGGTCGTCCATGACGATCCAGAGCGTCCGGATGGCCCGTTTCAGGACCGAGGTCCAGGCGACGCGGAACGTATACCCGCCGTCCCCAAGAAGCGCCGCCGCCCGGTGGGCCTCTTCGATCCCCCGGGGCGAGAGGTCCACATCGGTCCAGCCCGTGAACCGGCCTTCCCTGTTCCAGAGGCTCTCGCCGTGCCGCAGCAGGATCAACTCAACCATTGCACTTCCCTGCCCCGGGAGCTTCCAGGCTAAAAAATGCTTGCGCATACCCCTGGCGAACACTATATATGCCAATGCAGGCATGCACTGAAGCACCGTAATCTTGCGGGGACTGGTCAGGCACCGGCGCGAACGGTCCCGCCGCTCCCCGCTGCTCCGGGGGTTATACCAGATATGCAGAACGTGATACCGAGACGGAAGAAGACCATCCGGGATATCGATGTTCGGGGGAAGAGGGTGCTCGTCCGTGCTGATTTCAATGTACCGCTCAATGATGACGGCTCCATCGCCGACGATACCCGTATCAGGGCCAGCCTGCCGACGATTCGCTACCTCTGCGAGCGTGACGCACGGGTCATCCTCTGCTCCCACCTGGACCGGCCGCAGGGGGTGGTTGTAGAGCGGTTGCGCCTCACCCTCGTGGCAAACCGGCTCTCGATGCTCCTCGGCCGGCCGGTTCTTGCGCTCCAGGACTGTATCGGTCCTGAGGTCGAGAGTGCGGTTGCCGGGATGAGCGGGGGAGACGTCCTCCTCCTCGAGAACCTCAGGTTCCACCCTGAGGAGCGAGCGAACGACCCGGCCTTCGCAGAGCAACTCGCCAGCCTCGCCGAGATCTACGTCAACGACGCCTTCGGGGCCTCCCACCGGGTCCATGCCTCGATCGTGGGTGTCTCCGAGCACCTGCCGGCGGTGGCCGGGCTCCTGCTCGCGAAAGAACTGGACGCCTTTACCCGCATCCTGAAAGACCCCGACCGGCCGTTTGCGGCCGTGATCGGCGGGGCCAAGGTGAGCGACAAACTGGGCGTCCTTGAAAACATCGTCCCGAGGGTAGACCTCCTCCTCATCGGGGGCGGCATGGCGGCGACGTTCTTTGCAAGCCGCGGCTACGGGACCGGTGCATCAACCGTCGAGAACGACCGTCTCGATGACGTTCGGGGGATCTCCGCAAAGGCGGCAGAACTCGGTGTCCGTCTCCTCCTGCCCGGGGACGTCGTCGTCGCCGAGAGGCTTGACGCGGGCGCCCGGGCCCGGGTTGTCCCTGCCACCGCCATCCCGGACGACCTGGTCATCGCCGACATCGGCCCCGGGACAGCGAGCGAGTTTGGGCAGGCACTTGCCGGGTGCCGGACCGTTGTCTGGAACGGGCCGATGGGAGTCTTTGAGGTCCCGGAGTTTGCGGAAGGAACGCGCCGGGTCGCCGCGACCCTCGCCAACCTCCACGGTACCACGGTCATCGGCGGCGGTTCGACCGCAGATGCGGTGACCCGGTTCGGGCTTGCCGACGAGATGACGCATGTCTCGACCGGCGGCGGGGCCGCGCTCACGATGCTTGCAGGAAAGCCGCTCCCGGGCGTGGAGGCGCTCGAAGAGGCGGAGGAGCCATGAGACGCATCGGCATCCTAACGAGCGGCGGCGACGCCCCGGGCATGAACGCCTGCATCAGGGCTGCGGTGCGGACAGCGCTTGCGCATGACCTCGCCATCGTCGGGATACGCCGGGGGTATACCGGGCTCATCGGCGCCGATACGATACCGCTGGACCGCGCTGCGATCAGAAACACCATCCACCTCGGCGGCACTATCCTTGAGACATCCCGGAACCCTGACTTCTACACAAGGGATGGGAGGCTTCGGGCGGCGGCTGCCATCGAGCGGATGGGGCTTGACGGCCTGGTCCTGATCGGAGGCGAAGGGACATTCCACGGTGCAAGCCTGCTTGCCGCCGATGCTGACACAGCAGCGCTCGTGGGGGTGCCGGGGAGCATCGACAACGATGTCTACGGGACCGATTACTGCATAGGGTTCGATACGGCGGCAAACTGTGCGGTTGAGGCTATCGACCGCATCCGCGACACGGCCCGGTCCCACGAGCGGCTCTTCTTCATCGAGGTGATGGGACGGACGACCGGCTTTTTGGCGCTCGAGAGCGGTATCGCCGGCGGTGCCGAGGAACTGGCCATCCCGGAAGAGCAGGTCTCAGTCGCCCGGATGAGCGAGCGCATACGGGAGGGGTTTTCCATCGGAAAGAAGAGCGCGATTGTTGTGGTGGCTGAGGGGAAGACGCCCGGCATCTCCTTCCACCTTGCCCGGGAGGTCAAGAAGCACCTTGACTTCGACTCCCGCGTCGTCGTCCTCGGGCACCTCCAGCGGGGCGGGCCGCCGACGCTCCGCGACCGGGTGCTCGGGAGCCTCCTCGGTGTCGCCGCCGTCGAGGCGCTGCTTGAGGGCCGGAGTGGGTGCATGGTAGGAGAGGTCGGGGGAGAACTTGCGTACACGCCGCTCGAGGAGACATGGCAAAAGAAGAAACCGCTCAACGAGGACCTGCGGCGGATATTTACGATCCTCTCTGATTAGAGCGGGAGGGCAGGTATATCACAGATTATCCCACGGAAGAGGAGCACAAGATGGGCTGATTCCATGGACGCGATCGAGGTGATCGGACTCACCAAACGGTTCGGCGACAACATCGCCGTGAACGGAATCAGGTTCAGGGTGGGGGAAGGCGAGACGTTCGGGTTCCTTGGCCCGAACGGGGCGGGCAAGACCACCACCATCAGGATGCTCACCGGCATGACCCGCATCACGAGCGGCCGCGCCCTGATCCACGGTCACGACATCGTCCGCGACACCCTGGCCGCGAAGCAGTTGATGGGTATCGTCTCCGAGACATCGAACGTCTACGACGAACTCTCAGCCTGGGACAACCTCATCTTCACCGGCCGGCTCTATCACCTCGGGAAGGCGGAGATCCGGAGGAACGCCCGGGACCTCCTCGAGACCTTCGACCTCTACGAACGGCGCCACGAGCCTGCAGAGGCGTTCTCGAAGGGGATGAAACGCCGCCTGACGCTTGCCATGGGGCTCGTGAACAGACCAAGGGTCCTCTTCCTCGACGAACCAACATCCGGGCTTGACGTCCAGAGCCGGCGGATCATCAGGGACGTCGTCCAGGACCTCGCCCAAAAGAACGTCACCATCTTCCTGACGACCCATGACATCGAGGAGGCGAATGTCACCTGCGACCGGGTCGCCATCATCAACCGGGGAACGATCGCGGCGATCGATGCGCCGGAGAAGTTGAAACAGACCTTTGAGAGCCTCCAGTCGGTCGAGGTCTCCTTCGATGCCGCGAGGCCCGGCCTCCTCGAAGCGCTCAGGACGCTCCCGCAGGTCAATGAGGTCAGGAAAGAGGGGGATAAGTTCAGGCTCTACACCGCTGACCCCCCGGAGGTCCTTGGCTCCCTCTGTGTGCTTGCAAAAGAGCAAAACCTGCGCCCCATCAGCGTCACCACCCGCGGGCCGAGCCTGGAGGAGGTCTTTATCCGCCTCACGGGGCTCTCCATCGGCACGAAGAAGGAGACGGGAGAAGCCGATGCCGGGCTGGTTTGAAGAGATCTCCTATGATCTCGGTGCTGCATGGGCGATAGCGAGGAAGGATATGAAGATCTACTATCTCAAGCCTTCCATCCTGGTATCCAGTCTGCTCTTCCCGTTTGTGATGTTC is a genomic window of Methanoculleus bourgensis MS2 containing:
- the pfkA gene encoding 6-phosphofructokinase, with amino-acid sequence MRRIGILTSGGDAPGMNACIRAAVRTALAHDLAIVGIRRGYTGLIGADTIPLDRAAIRNTIHLGGTILETSRNPDFYTRDGRLRAAAAIERMGLDGLVLIGGEGTFHGASLLAADADTAALVGVPGSIDNDVYGTDYCIGFDTAANCAVEAIDRIRDTARSHERLFFIEVMGRTTGFLALESGIAGGAEELAIPEEQVSVARMSERIREGFSIGKKSAIVVVAEGKTPGISFHLAREVKKHLDFDSRVVVLGHLQRGGPPTLRDRVLGSLLGVAAVEALLEGRSGCMVGEVGGELAYTPLEETWQKKKPLNEDLRRIFTILSD
- a CDS encoding daunorubicin resistance protein DrrA family ABC transporter ATP-binding protein yields the protein MDAIEVIGLTKRFGDNIAVNGIRFRVGEGETFGFLGPNGAGKTTTIRMLTGMTRITSGRALIHGHDIVRDTLAAKQLMGIVSETSNVYDELSAWDNLIFTGRLYHLGKAEIRRNARDLLETFDLYERRHEPAEAFSKGMKRRLTLAMGLVNRPRVLFLDEPTSGLDVQSRRIIRDVVQDLAQKNVTIFLTTHDIEEANVTCDRVAIINRGTIAAIDAPEKLKQTFESLQSVEVSFDAARPGLLEALRTLPQVNEVRKEGDKFRLYTADPPEVLGSLCVLAKEQNLRPISVTTRGPSLEEVFIRLTGLSIGTKKETGEADAGLV